One window from the genome of Gambusia affinis linkage group LG14, SWU_Gaff_1.0, whole genome shotgun sequence encodes:
- the LOC122843892 gene encoding RNA/RNP complex-1-interacting phosphatase-like produces the protein MSAGNRTLQGAAMSQQQQRKKKKKKEGVPDRWLDYCPVGSRIPGTRFIPFKVPLKDALNSQLPVSQSFNLRDLVDSVRRQNQELGLIIDLTFTTRYYSVSDIPENFAYIKIPTEGHRIPNDKTILSFKHAVWHFLRQNQDNNRLIGVHCTHGLNRTGYLICRYLIDVDGLDAATALELFTSSRGHHIERKNYIRDLQCAAKRSNKGIDEL, from the coding sequence ATGTCAGCTGGGAACAGAACCCTCCAAGGCGCAGCAAtgtctcagcagcagcagcggaagaagaagaagaagaaggagggcGTTCCTGATCGGTGGCTGGACTACTGTCCCGTTGGATCAAGGATCCCAGGAACCAGGTTCATTCCCTTCAAGGTTCCTTTAAAAGACGCCCTGAACTCCCAACTTCCTGTCTCCCAGTCCTTTAATCTGAGGGACCTGGTGGACTCGGTGCGGCGGCAGAACCAGGAACTCGGTCTGATCATCGACCTCACCTTTACGACCAGGTACTACTCAGTGTCAGACATCCCAGAGAACTTCGCCTACATCAAGATCCCCACAGAGGGTCATCGCATTCCAAACGACAAAACCATTCTGAGCTTCAAGCACGCTGTGTGGCACTTCCTGAGGCAGAACCAGGACAACAACCGGTTAATTGGAGTCCACTGCACCCACGGGCTGAACCGTACCGGCTACCTGATCTGCAGGTACCTGATCGATGTGGACGGGTTGGACGCCGCAACAGCTCTGGAGCTCTTCACTTCCAGCAGAGGTCACCACATCGAGAGGAAGAACTACATCCGAGACCTTCAGTGCGCCGCCAAGAGGAGCAACAAAGGCATCGACGAGCTGTAG
- the LOC122843890 gene encoding uncharacterized protein LOC122843890 has product MSRSQKLRLFVTQRLNAAVEEILAAFEETIVKYEEEAALSQQVISRQHALLCALDKSVMEAPAADVFTQHLLDPRDDLLLTRLDQNLDQNLLLEPSCHVEVKAEETRPALDAAEIIEFTYSSRPSARLCDGVHPVADPDPDVPVVLSSDTEDSDDYSKGSPDPGSAPDQPSRHGDGFSCQACSRAFNARRFLFRHVRGHLRDPTPVCGLCGEQFDVPRELQLHLQTHSRKKVLKNQTRTQSRARRLQQVSDVKEPEAQKEENPNRTGMKKRNRGRPRSDNQNPDSQKVLKKRKRKL; this is encoded by the exons ATGTCTCGGTCCCAGAAGCTGCGTCTGTTCGTCACTCAGCGCCTGAACGCGGCGGTCGAGGAGATTTTGGCGGCTTTTGAGGAAACCATCGTGAAGTACGAAGAGGAAGCCGCTCTCAGCCAGCAGGTGATCTCCCGCCAACATGCGCTGCTCTGCGCCCTGGACAAGTCCGTGATGGAGGCACCGGCCGCAG atgtcTTCACACAGCATCTGCTGGATCCCAGAGACGACCTGCTCCTGACCcgtctggaccagaacctggaccagaacctgctTCTTGAGCCTTCCTGCCATGTTGAGGTCAAAGCCGAGGAGACTCGCCCCGCTCTGGACGCGGCGGAGATCATCGAGTTCACCTACAGCTCCCGGCCGTCAGCGAGGCTATGCGACGGCGTCCACCCCGTGGCTGACCCAGACCCGGACGTCCCGGTTGTGTTGTCGTCTGACACCGAAGACAGCGACGACTACAGCAAAGGCTCGCCTGACCCCGGATCAGCTCCTGATCAGCCTAGTCGCCATGGCGACGGGTTCAGCTGCCAGGCCTGCAGTCGCGCCTTCAACGCCCGCAGGTTTCTGTTCAGGCACGTCAGAGGCCACCTCCGGGACCCCACGCCGGTCTGCGGTCTGTGCGGGGAGCAGTTTGACGTCCCTCGCGAACTCCAGCTTCACCTCCAAACCCACAGCAGGAAGAAGGTTCTgaagaaccaaaccagaacccaGAGCAGAGCCAGGCGGCTCCAGCAGGTCTCTGACGTCAAAGAGCCTGAAGCCCAGAAAGAGGAGAACCCAAACCGGACTGGCATGAAGAAGAGGAACCGGGGTCGGCCTCGGAGCGACAACCAAAACCCAGACAGTCAGAAAGTtctgaaaaaaaggaagaggaaactCTAA
- the LOC122843856 gene encoding gastrula zinc finger protein XlCGF57.1-like, with protein sequence MTSRPRRKFFVLFTCRPFVVFKNLLKMSKKRPESGSLRACVEQQLAAAASGVLGLLEERGQAELEELRALLMKRIAAAVDSILTAFEASRAAERGTLEPGERRRGGRGEQPKELCLSVGVRNKPQRPSGSSSRLDQQAAFPDDDTAAEEEEDDTAATDETSPSCKICGKSFDTKGFLIKHVEKHAKEEASRCGVCGECLESSADLKRHLQTHRDSCRTCDFCGKKFPSIRAKETHARLHTGEKPFSCRHCGKGFSQKGNMMTHLQTHVEEKLSEDFVHSISPEQDIKTDSEQTAFTCKICGAEFLTTSDLRRHTRNHNQPTNGSKRRKPSLTPSHSCKVCGNAFHNKGNLLRHTETHLNHPDLLCGVCGEQAESSESLQLHIQSHREMNKACDICGDNFRDMEIHMRTHSGQKPFRCKDCCKDFPRKSSLERHLKLHAGERPYICEFCGKTFIESTVLKRHIKSHTGGKPRIYTCETCDKKFTMSQHLDVHKRIHTGEKPFPCKVCGKTFRQIGNLDSHMRIHTGEKPFICSLCGKTFRQKISLETHERFHKKDKAFVCQVCRKGFVQKIDLKRHMLTHTGEKPFSCHTCGKSYQEKRSLESHMKVHAGEQAAKDPAVMSHMKQQEAEVQPQFTQL encoded by the exons ATGACGTCACGCCCGCGCCGGAAGTTCTTCGTTCTGTTTACATGTCGcccttttgttgtgtttaaaaacctcttaaaaatgtccaaaaagcGGCCAGAGAGCGGCAGCCTGAGGGCCTgtgtggagcagcagctggCGGCCGCAGCCTCGGGGGTCCTCGGCCTGCTGGAGGAGCGCGGCCAggcggagctggaggagctgcgggCGCTGCTGATGAAGCGGATCGCAGCGGCCGTGGACTCCATCCTCACCGCGTTCGAAGCGAGCAGAGCGGCCGAAAGAGGGACTCTGGAGCCGGGAGAGAGGCGGAGAGGAGGCCGCGGAGAGCAGCCAAAAG aactGTGTCTGTCTGTTGGTGTTAGGAATAAGCCACAAAGACCATCGGGTTCCAGTTCCAGACTCGACCAGCAGGCGGCTTTTCCAGACGATGACACGGCagctgaagaggaagaagatgataCGGCTGCAACAGATGAAACATCTCCCAGCTGCAAAATTTGTGGGAAATCCTTTGACACGAAAGGCTTTTTGATCAAACACGTGGAGAAACATGCCAAGGAAGAGGCGAGTCGGTGCGGTGTGTGTGGGGAATGTTTGGAGTCCAGCGCCGATCTGAAACGGCATCTTCAGACGCATCGCGATAGCTGCAGGACCTGCGACTTCTGCGGCAAAAAGTTCCCCTCGATCCGAGCAAAGGAGACGCATGCGCGGCTGCACACCGGTGAGAAACCGTTCAGCTGCCGCCACTGCGGCAAAGGCTTCAGCCAGAAGGGCAACATGATGACTCACCTGCAAACCCATGTAGAAGAAAAGCTCTCTGAAGACTTCGTCCACAGCATTTCACCAGAGCAAGACATAAAGACCGACAGTGAACAGACGGCGTTCACCTGCAAAATCTGTGGAGCAGAATTCTtaacgacctctgacctcaggaGACACACCCGGAACCACAACCAGCCGACCAACGGGAGCAAACGCAGAAAGCCGAGTCTGACTCCTTCTCACTCCTGCAAGGTCTGCGGGAATGCTTTCCACAATAAAGGGAACTTACTgcgacacacagagacacatttAAATCACCCCGACCTCCTGTGTGGCGTCTGTGGAGAGCAGGCCGAGTCGTCCGAGAGCTTGCAGCTCCACATCCAGAGTCACAGAGAAATGAACAAGGCCTGCGACATCTGCGGAGACAACTTCAGGGACATGGAGATCCACATGAGGACGCACTCTGGGCAAAAACCTTTCAGGTGTAAAGACTGCTGCAAGGATTTTCCCAGGAAGAGCTCCTTGGAGAGACACCTGAAGCTACACGCCGGCGAGAGGCCGTACATCTGCGAGTTCTGCGGGAAGACTTTTATCGAAAGCACTGTTCTCAAGCGGCATATCAAGAGCCACACCGGCGGGAAGCCCCGGATTTACACCTGTGAAACCTGCGACAAGAAGTTCACCATGAGCCAACATCTGGATGTGCACAAGAGGATCCACACGGGTGAGAAGCCGTTCCCATGCAAGGTTTGCGGCAAAACCTTCAGGCAGATCGGCAACCTGGACTCCCACATGAGGATCCACACGGGCGAGAAGCCGTTTATCTGCAGCCTCTGCGGGAAAACCTTCCGCCAGAAAATCTCGCTGGAGACGCACGAGCGTTTCCACAAGAAGGACAAGGCGTTTGTCTGCCAGGTGTGCAGGAAAGGCTTCGTGCAGAAGATCGACCTGAAGAGGCACATGCTGACACACACTGGTGAGAAACCCTTCAGCTGCCACACCTGTGGAAAGAGCTACCAGGAGAAGCGCTCGCTGGAGTCGCACATGAAGGTCCATGCGGGGGAGCAGGCCGCCAAGGACCCGGCTGTGATGTCACACATGAAGCAGCAGGAGGCGGAGGTCCAACCTCAGTTCACTCAACTgtga